From Ammospiza caudacuta isolate bAmmCau1 chromosome 15, bAmmCau1.pri, whole genome shotgun sequence, a single genomic window includes:
- the OGFR gene encoding LOW QUALITY PROTEIN: opioid growth factor receptor (The sequence of the model RefSeq protein was modified relative to this genomic sequence to represent the inferred CDS: inserted 2 bases in 1 codon) — MAAWFALRAEEDEAEDEANLWKYDSTWEGEEEDEEDGEEEDGGGGEAEGAAAEEPEDAGEPAGQGRACGRWHGQLGWFSLWLKQIKSFFGIEDQSSNSSLLSWRSFQCSGRRNWTAARDLQRYRNHYPDLKEPENEEDEEMWNLSFYKNEIAFVPHGVHIEILLSSWGDKYETLEENHSYIQWLFPLREHGMNWRARPLTCQEIQAFRKSKEVMDRFLRAYKLMLGFYGINLINEETGELKRAENWRERFENLNRFSHNNLRITRILKCLGEMGYENYQVHLVKFFLTETLVEETLPNVKRSALDYFLFTVRSKEKRRELIHYAWQHFKPQSSFVWGPRDKLQKYRPRSARAQLHQRPEDKLDTQCQKCDPVEKDQNQCSEVEQKAGDAVELQLAMSDEHVKEKISKCVLKAGDDEEEKEASFGQLEEEDLKNEAEEGQGSAENDCTKESKKRKLNAGLAGAKGDGSLKNSADIENISHNLGECAIDAEIPCSEPGSQAEEDQEALKEDDSSTKEPAAPEAADAAVKRRKVDKKTSRGKQVNLAINLSMGPSASAAKANPAAANGEAGKGGVSEENAAVEVPSEKEGGGDADGGAVRAPAASRPPRTGCTAPVEDGCKSSGDQNSAGGDQXKLMGGKSELGGVGQQEKVEKAGEKGQAEDKEKKQAPESHEQSMTRACPEENSAKVPPEKGEGSENGAEPGGEQGAAE; from the exons ATGGCGGCCTGGTTCGCGCTCAGGGCGGAGGAGGACGAGGCGGAGGACGAGGCGAACCTCTGGAAGTACGACTCCACctgggagggggaggaggaggatgaggaggacgGCGAGGAGGAGGATGGCGGCGGAGGCGAGGCTGAGGGAGCGGCGGCGGAGGAGCCGGAGGATGCGGGGGAGCCtgcggggcagggccgggcgtGCGGCAGGTGGCACGGCCAG CTTGGATGGTTTTCTTTATGGCTGAAGCAGATAAAGTCTTTCTTTGGTATTGAG GATCAAAGCTCAAATTCCTCACTGCTGTCTTGGAGGAGTTTTCAG TGCAGCGGGAGGCGCAACTGGACCGCGGCGCGAGACCTGCAGAGATACAGAAACCATTACCCA GATTTGAAAGAACCAGAGAATGAGGAGGATGAAGAGATGTGGAACTTAAGCTTTTACAAAAATGAGATTGCTTTTGTGCCCCACG gTGTGCATATTGAAATTCTGCTCTCATCTTGGGGGGACAAGTATGAAACACTGGAAGAAAACCATTCCTACATACAGTG GCTGTTCCCTTTACGTGAGCATGGGATGAACTGGCGTGCCAGGCCACTCACCTGTCAAGAAATCCAG GCCTTTAGGAAGTCCAAGGAAGTCATGGACAGGTTTTTACGTGCTTACAAGCTCATGCTGGGATTTTATGGAATCAACCTCATCAATGAAGAAACTGGAGAACTTAAGAGAGCAGAGAATTGGCGTGAACGATTTGAAAACTTGAACAG gTTCAGCCACAACAATTTGAGGATTACTCGCATCCTGAAGTGCCTGGGGGAGATGGGATATGAAAACTATCAAGTGCACTTGGTGAAGTTTTTCCTCACAGAAACTCTTGTGGAGGAGACATTACCAAATGTCAAGAGAAGTGCCTTGGATTACTTCCTGTTCACTGTCAGGAGCAAAGAAAAGAGGAGGGAACTCATCCACTACGCTTGGCAACACTTCAAACCTCAGAGCAGCTTCGTGTGGGGGCCTCGTGACAAACTCCAAAAGTACCGACCCCgctctgccagggcacagctgcaccAAAGGCCTGAGGATAAACTGGACACCCAGTGTCAGAAATGTGATCCTGTGGAGAAGGATCAGAACCAGTGCTCAGAGGTGGAACAGAAAGCTGGAGATGCTGTGGAGTTGCAGCTTGCAATGAGTGATGAACATGTAAAGGAGAAGATAAGCAAATGTGTTTTGAAGGCAGGAGATgatgaagaagagaaagaagctTCATTTGGccagctggaggaagaggatttaaaaaatgaagctgAAGAAGGGCAGGGTTCTGCAGAGAATGATTGCACAAAGGAGAGCAAGAAGAGAAAACTGAATGCAGGTTTGGCAGGTGCTAAAGGCGACGGATCATTGAAAAACTCTGCTGATATTGAAAACATTTCCCATAATCTGGGAGAGTGTGCAATTGATGCAGAGAtcccctgctcagagccaggctCCCAGGCTGAGGAGGATCAGGAGGCTCTGAAGGAAGATGATTCAAGCACCAAAGAGCCAGCGGCGCCGGAGGCCGCGGACGCGGCTGTGAAACGCAGGAAGGTTGATAAAAAAACATCCAGAGGCAAACAAGTGAACTTGGCCATAAACCTGAGCATGGggccctcagcctctgctgccaaagcaaatccagctgctgctaacggtgaggctggaaaaggaggTGTCAGTGaggaaaatgcagctgtggAAGTGCCAAGTGAGAAGGAGGGTGGTGGTGATgcagatggtggggctgtgaGAGCCCCAGCTGCTTCCAGGCCCCCCAGGACTGGCTGCACTGCTCCAGTCGAGGATGGCTGCAAGTCCAGTGGAGATCAAAACTCAGCAGGGGGTGATCA CAAACTCATGGGGGGCAAAAGTGAACTAGGTGGGGTTGGACAGCAGGAAAAGGTGGAAAAGGCAGGTGAAAAAGGGCAAGCAGAAGACAAAGAGAAGAAGCAAGCTCCAGAGAGTCATGAGCAGAGCATGACACGCGCTTGTCCTGAAGAAAACAGTGCTAAGGTCCCACCAGAAAAAGGTGAGGGCTCTGAGaatggagcagagcctggtggagagcagggagcagcagagtga